Proteins co-encoded in one Bombus terrestris chromosome 18, iyBomTerr1.2, whole genome shotgun sequence genomic window:
- the LOC100645580 gene encoding guanine nucleotide-binding protein subunit gamma-1 produces the protein MDMVTTNLQQQRQITEQLRREAALKRITVSKAVEDIMKYITEHEQEDYLLVGFSSQKSNPFRERSYCTIF, from the coding sequence ATGGATATGGTGACCACCAATTTACAACAACAACGGCAAATTACGGAGCAGCTACGACGCGAGGCTGCTTTAAAACGAATCACAGTTAGCAAAGCTGTTGAAGATATCATGAAATACATTACAGAACACGAGCAAGAAGATTATCTTTTGGTTGGTTTTTCATCACAGAAATCGAATCCCTTTCGTGAAAGAAGTTACTGTACCATTTTTTAA
- the LOC100645354 gene encoding T-complex protein 1 subunit theta, which yields MALHVPKAPGMAQMLKEGARYFSGLEEAVYGNITACKQFAQTVRTAYGPNGMNKMIINHIEKLFITNDAATIINELEVEHPAAKLLVLASKMQEAEVGDGTNFVIIFAGALLEAAEELLRLGITTSEIVEGYEASLEKALQILPTLVCYEVKDYQDEKQIKLGIKTAIMSKQYGNEEPLTSLVAQACVSILPKKSTFNVDNVRVCKILGSGISSSEVVQGMVFKRQVEGDVTRKDNTKIAVYTCAIDVIQTETKGTVLIKTADELMKFSRGEESLLESQIKAIADSGATVIVSGGKFGDMALHYMNKYNIMAVRIPSKFDVRRLCKTVGATALPKLIPPSKEELGYADSVYIDEVGDTIVVKFAINGKDSRVSTILIRGSTENYMDDIERAIDDGVNTFKGITRDGRFVPGAGATEIELAAQLSTYADTLPGLEQYAVRKFATALEIFPKTLAENSGSHASELLSKLYAAHKEDKKNYGFDIDQKAGLIDTVEAGILDLFLTKQWGLKYAVGVACTVLKVNQIIMAKRAGGPKVPGGGIRDDDE from the exons atgGCTTTGCATGTACCAAAAGCACCGGGCATGGCCCAAATGCTCAAAGAAGGTGCCCGC TATTTCTCAGGTTTGGAAGAAGCAGTATATGGAAATATAACAGCATGTAAGCAGTTTGCACAAACTGTAAGGACTGCTTATGGTCCAAATGGCAtgaataaaatgataattaatcATATAGAGAAATTGTTTATCACAAATGATGCTGCAACAATTATTAATGAATTAGAAGTTGAACACCCAGCTGCTAAATTGTTAGTTCTAGCATCAAAAATGCAAGAAGCAGAAGTCGGTGATGGTAccaattttgtaataatttttgctGGAGCACTTCTTGAAGCTGCAGAAGAACTACTTCGTttg GGAATTACTACATCTGAAATAGTTGAAGGATATGAAGCTTCCTTGGAAAAAGCTTTGCAAATATTACCAACATTAGTCTGCTATGAAGTAAAAGATTATCAAgatgaaaaacaaataaaactgGGAATTAAGACAGCTATTATGAGTAAGCAATATGGAAATGAAGAACCTCTTACTTCTCTTGTTGCACAAGCTTGTGTTTCTATTTTACCAAAAAAATCTACTTTTAATGTGGATAATGTACGTGTTTGTAAAATATTGGGAAGTGGTATATCTAGTTCTGAGGTTGTACAAGGAATGGTATTTAAGAGGCAAGTTGAAGGAGACGTTACAAGAAAAGATAATACCAAAATTGCTGTCTATACTTGTGCTATAGACGTTATACAAACTGAAACAAAAGGAACAGTATTGATAAAAACAGCAGATGAACTGATGAAATTCTCTAGAGGAGAGGAATCCTTATTAGAATCTCAAATAAAAGCAATTGCTGATAGTGGAGCTACTGTGATTGTTTCAGGAGGAAAGTTTGGAGATATGGCTTTACACTACatgaacaaatataatataatggctGTTCGTATACCTAGCAAATTTGATGTTAGGAgattatgtaaaactgttggtgcTACTGCACTTCCAAAAttg ATTCCACCATCGAAAGAAGAATTAGGGTATGCAGATTCAGTATATATCGACGAAGTTGGAGACACTATAGTAGTAAAGTTTGCAATAAATGGCAAAGATAGTCGAGTTAGTACTATACTTATTCGGGGATCCACAGAAAATTATATGGATGATATTGAACGGGCTATTGATGATGGAGTCAATACATTTAAAGGAATAACAAGAGATGGGAGATTTGTTCCAGGAGCAGGTGCTACAGAAATTGAACTTGCCGCACAACTCAGTACATACGCAGATACTTTACCAGGTTTAGAACAGTACGCAGTACGCAAATTTGCAACAGCTTTGGAAATTTTCCCAAAAACCTTAGCGGAAAATAGTGGAAGTCATGCATCTGAACTTCTATCCAAACTTTATGCTGCACATAAGGAAGACAAAAAGAATTATGGTTTTGACATTGAT CAAAAAGCAGGTCTTATAGATACAGTGGAAGCTGGAATCTTGGATTTGTTCTTAACAAAACAATGGGGTTTAAAATATGCCGTTGGGGTTGCGTGTACTGTACTTAAAGTCAATCAGATTATAATGGCAAAACGTGCAGGAGGACCAAAAGTACCAGGCGGTGGTATTCGCGACGATGACGAGTGA